Proteins from a single region of Lysinibacillus sp. JNUCC-52:
- a CDS encoding sigma-70 family RNA polymerase sigma factor: MEQLVDEYGEYLFHLSYLYVKDRQLAEEITQDVFFTFAIKGDAFRKDASLKTYLTRILINRCHDELRKIKRKNVLQFLTPFWTNEKSAEQEVMRQQQFLSLKQEVMKLPIHYREVIILFYYEEFEASEIADLLNLSQNTVRTRLRRGKELLKSKLSAHTEVFIHE; the protein is encoded by the coding sequence ATGGAGCAGCTAGTGGACGAATACGGTGAATACCTATTCCATCTAAGCTATTTATATGTGAAAGATCGGCAACTCGCTGAGGAAATTACGCAGGATGTATTTTTTACATTTGCCATAAAGGGCGACGCTTTTCGCAAAGATGCATCATTGAAAACGTATTTAACAAGAATATTAATTAATCGCTGTCACGATGAATTACGCAAAATAAAGCGCAAAAACGTCCTGCAATTTTTAACACCCTTTTGGACGAACGAAAAATCTGCCGAACAGGAAGTCATGCGCCAACAGCAATTTCTTTCGTTAAAACAAGAAGTAATGAAGTTACCGATTCACTATCGGGAAGTCATTATATTGTTTTATTACGAGGAATTTGAGGCATCGGAAATAGCTGATTTGCTAAATCTTTCTCAAAACACAGTTCGCACGAGATTACGTAGAGGAAAAGAATTACTGAAATCAAAGTTATCGGCACATACGGAGGTGTTTATCCATGAATGA
- a CDS encoding Dabb family protein translates to MIRHIVMWNHKDEFNEEQQAQNAQIVKTELESLTDKISGIISLHVITNPLASSNRQVVLNSLFESEEHLQQYQIHPDHVRVSQFVGSLMTDRICMDFEEN, encoded by the coding sequence ATGATTAGACATATTGTGATGTGGAATCATAAAGATGAATTTAACGAAGAGCAACAAGCGCAAAATGCACAAATCGTCAAAACAGAGTTAGAAAGCCTAACAGATAAAATTAGTGGAATTATCTCATTACATGTTATCACAAATCCATTAGCATCTAGTAATCGACAAGTAGTATTAAACAGTCTATTTGAAAGTGAAGAACATTTGCAACAATATCAAATTCACCCTGACCATGTTCGTGTGAGCCAATTCGTCGGTTCATTAATGACTGATCGAATA